In one window of Vibrio pelagius DNA:
- a CDS encoding lipase family protein gives MKPLKRYQYERYAVLCNLAYPRVFRHTRYGFDPNGQRIIKNQFGKTMIRVLWSEAETEVIVVLKGSHSLSDWLMNFALWTRSCKSIGLNYRIHAGFYHLLFQESQPSRNDDTLGASVFERLDTTLAPLIEKGKRVTITGHSSGGAIGCVFADYLNHKYPKSIKRVVTFGQPAIGNWQFKQRYSLNKKTYRICCDLDIVTFMPPIPLVYWHAGRMLWLYNGRIYENTPTLIRFGRSLLSWVIRPFSYHLMSKYIRNKDFFDQR, from the coding sequence TTGAAACCACTTAAAAGATACCAATATGAAAGGTACGCCGTTTTGTGCAATCTCGCCTACCCGAGAGTGTTTAGACATACACGCTATGGGTTTGACCCAAACGGACAACGAATCATCAAAAATCAATTTGGCAAAACCATGATCCGAGTATTGTGGAGTGAAGCAGAAACAGAGGTGATTGTGGTGCTTAAAGGGTCTCATAGCCTCAGTGATTGGCTGATGAACTTTGCGTTATGGACAAGAAGCTGTAAATCCATTGGACTCAACTACCGAATCCACGCAGGGTTTTATCATCTTTTGTTTCAAGAGAGCCAACCCAGTAGAAACGACGATACACTCGGCGCTTCAGTCTTCGAGCGTTTAGACACTACACTCGCGCCACTCATCGAAAAAGGCAAGCGCGTTACCATCACCGGCCACTCTTCCGGTGGAGCTATTGGCTGCGTTTTCGCTGATTACCTGAATCACAAATACCCTAAGAGCATTAAACGTGTCGTGACGTTTGGCCAACCAGCGATTGGCAACTGGCAATTCAAGCAGCGCTATTCTCTTAACAAGAAGACTTATCGCATCTGCTGTGATTTAGACATCGTGACTTTCATGCCACCCATTCCCCTTGTCTATTGGCACGCAGGCAGAATGCTCTGGCTTTACAACGGTCGAATCTATGAGAACACCCCAACCCTAATTCGCTTTGGGCGCTCACTGCTCAGTTGGGTTATTCGTCCCTTCTCGTATCACTTAATGAGTAAGTACATTCGCAACAAAGATTTTTTTGATCAGAGATAA
- a CDS encoding methyl-accepting chemotaxis protein has protein sequence MVSSVVLAIAMTSAILLFIGYKTFQTNSWQAIESESRNTLHAHAKGISDWFHDKKQAVNGLQQQISLNPDLDVVPHLRQTLVSGGFGLSYFGNKEGEMFRHDPSLNKAGYDPRVRGWYKETLAANRAITTKPYVSVTMQTLVVTLTDPVFENGQIVGVAASNLALDKLIQDVLAIPVPGDGRAILIDTQGTVVAHSNKDFILKKITDIAPELNVASLNSAAANLTTLYADVDGVEKVIMAEPIKNTDWMLVIEMSKEVLEQPLFTMLINQVTTGLIVLIVMAIATSWFVARQLVELGRVGEALADIAEGEGDLTRRLTVSSHDEVGQLADKFNTFIDRLHEMMKNVSNVSSAMTHGAEHANQSAMKRSESVGKQQDEITMVATAVTEMATATSEIASNADNTAKSATYSVELSEQGFQQMEKSQASINELANELTGAVSIISELEEHGQQIATILATIRDIAEQTNLLALNAAIEAARAGEQGRGFAVVADEVRVLSQRTHASTEEIEDKIKRLQQATNGAVEVMNQSHDMARTSVNDVNLAGESLEQIREAIQVISDMATQIASAAEEQSLVTAEINTNTESVREVSDVMAVDASDAVVQADQLNQLANNLKQELSRFKL, from the coding sequence ATGGTTTCCTCTGTGGTTCTGGCAATTGCGATGACATCTGCCATTTTACTTTTCATTGGCTACAAAACGTTTCAAACCAACAGTTGGCAAGCTATCGAGAGTGAGAGCCGAAATACGCTCCATGCTCACGCAAAAGGTATTAGCGACTGGTTTCACGACAAGAAACAAGCAGTAAACGGATTACAACAACAAATTTCATTGAATCCAGATTTGGATGTTGTGCCTCACTTGCGCCAAACCTTGGTGTCAGGTGGATTTGGTTTAAGTTACTTCGGAAACAAAGAAGGTGAGATGTTCCGCCATGACCCTTCTTTAAACAAAGCCGGTTATGACCCACGTGTTCGCGGTTGGTACAAAGAGACGTTGGCGGCGAACAGAGCAATTACCACCAAACCTTACGTGAGCGTCACCATGCAAACCTTGGTGGTTACGCTGACGGATCCTGTGTTTGAAAATGGTCAAATCGTTGGGGTAGCAGCGTCTAACCTCGCTTTAGATAAGTTGATTCAAGACGTACTGGCGATTCCAGTACCGGGTGATGGCCGAGCTATTTTGATCGACACTCAAGGCACAGTGGTTGCGCACAGTAACAAAGATTTCATTCTTAAGAAGATCACCGATATTGCGCCCGAGCTAAATGTCGCGAGCTTAAACTCAGCAGCTGCGAACTTAACGACGCTTTACGCAGACGTAGATGGTGTAGAGAAAGTGATCATGGCTGAACCAATCAAGAATACCGATTGGATGCTTGTGATCGAGATGAGCAAAGAGGTCTTGGAACAACCGCTATTTACCATGTTAATCAACCAAGTTACGACAGGTTTGATTGTACTTATCGTAATGGCTATCGCGACCTCATGGTTTGTTGCTCGCCAACTTGTCGAGTTAGGTCGAGTAGGTGAAGCGCTGGCGGATATCGCAGAGGGCGAAGGTGATTTAACCCGTAGGCTGACAGTATCTAGCCATGATGAAGTGGGGCAATTGGCTGATAAGTTCAATACCTTCATTGACCGTCTCCATGAGATGATGAAAAACGTGAGTAACGTGTCCTCAGCAATGACCCATGGTGCAGAACATGCTAATCAAAGTGCGATGAAGCGAAGTGAGAGCGTTGGCAAGCAACAGGATGAAATCACAATGGTAGCGACTGCTGTGACTGAAATGGCAACAGCAACGTCAGAGATCGCATCCAACGCGGATAATACCGCTAAGAGCGCTACTTATTCAGTAGAGTTGAGCGAACAAGGCTTCCAGCAAATGGAGAAAAGCCAAGCATCAATTAATGAATTGGCTAATGAGTTAACTGGTGCAGTATCCATCATCAGCGAACTTGAAGAGCACGGTCAGCAAATAGCGACGATTTTGGCAACGATTCGTGATATAGCTGAGCAGACTAACCTACTGGCACTTAATGCTGCGATTGAAGCGGCGCGCGCGGGCGAGCAGGGGCGAGGTTTTGCGGTTGTTGCAGATGAGGTGCGCGTATTGTCGCAAAGAACACACGCATCAACGGAAGAAATTGAAGACAAGATCAAACGACTTCAACAAGCAACCAATGGAGCGGTTGAAGTGATGAATCAGAGCCATGATATGGCGCGCACCAGTGTGAATGACGTTAACTTAGCGGGTGAAAGTTTGGAGCAGATCCGTGAAGCGATTCAGGTGATCAGCGATATGGCGACCCAAATTGCTTCAGCTGCAGAGGAGCAATCGCTGGTAACCGCTGAAATCAACACCAATACCGAATCGGTTCGTGAGGTGAGTGATGTAATGGCGGTAGATGCTTCTGATGCTGTTGTTCAAGCTGACCAACTCAATCAGTTAGCTAACAACCTTAAGCAAGAGCTGAGTCGCTTCAAGCTATAA
- the viaA gene encoding ATPase RavA stimulator ViaA: MLGADGLNLALMVADSGIIDTAMNDLLARSQVMMAAENKGVKTSVKNHLVKWRGKVKKRVTKVCETDRFQQEIALYQEVIHWNEEQFFEEIDSVIKKLEWHSAFYLQARRLLEHNKGVYNAMFPHYFCDQWYQALSEAIKQAQVTELEASKEKVLADLYQRMETMKNMDKVTESGDEGSVGRLWDMASAKLSKTDLTVMKRHAEFLNKHKGLQEIAEKLGRMAGLEDDPSLHKAPVEELQMVEEKADEAVDDIVGIHESDDLNKMLPNETMFLAYPELEVIFYKHLADKRLLSYRSQGKSRTLRKVKAQKPDAKNVDIEKGPFIVCVDASGSMSGFPEQSAKAMAYALMQIALAEERDCYVILFSSEQITYELTRQDGLREASDFLSYSFHGGTDLEPVLMKSIDLMMGDKYKNADLVVLSDFIAPKQSDEMIAQVEKLKQHKNRFHAVSLSKYGNPQLMSMFDHCWSYHPSLVGRLMKKW; encoded by the coding sequence CATTGATACTGCAATGAATGACTTATTGGCCCGCTCGCAAGTGATGATGGCGGCGGAAAACAAAGGTGTTAAAACCTCTGTTAAAAACCATTTAGTTAAGTGGCGTGGCAAGGTAAAAAAACGCGTCACCAAAGTCTGCGAAACCGATCGATTTCAACAAGAAATTGCCCTCTACCAAGAGGTGATTCACTGGAATGAAGAGCAGTTTTTTGAAGAGATCGACTCGGTGATCAAAAAGCTAGAGTGGCACTCTGCGTTTTATCTGCAAGCTCGCCGTCTGCTTGAACACAACAAGGGTGTGTACAACGCCATGTTCCCGCATTACTTCTGTGACCAGTGGTATCAAGCCCTGTCTGAAGCGATCAAACAAGCGCAGGTAACTGAGCTTGAAGCGAGTAAAGAGAAAGTGCTTGCAGATCTTTACCAACGCATGGAAACCATGAAAAACATGGACAAAGTGACGGAGTCTGGTGATGAAGGCAGTGTAGGGCGCTTGTGGGATATGGCGTCGGCTAAGCTGAGTAAAACAGACCTTACTGTAATGAAGCGTCATGCAGAGTTCCTCAACAAGCACAAAGGGCTTCAAGAGATTGCTGAGAAGCTTGGCCGTATGGCTGGGTTAGAAGATGATCCTTCACTGCATAAAGCACCGGTTGAAGAGCTTCAAATGGTGGAAGAGAAAGCCGATGAAGCGGTAGATGATATTGTTGGTATTCACGAAAGTGACGATCTCAATAAGATGCTGCCAAACGAAACCATGTTTTTGGCTTACCCAGAACTCGAAGTTATCTTCTACAAGCATTTAGCTGATAAGCGTTTATTGAGTTACCGCTCTCAAGGTAAATCTCGAACTTTAAGAAAAGTGAAAGCGCAAAAACCAGATGCTAAGAATGTAGATATCGAGAAAGGCCCGTTTATCGTCTGTGTTGACGCCTCTGGCTCCATGAGCGGGTTCCCTGAGCAATCGGCTAAAGCTATGGCTTATGCTCTGATGCAAATTGCTTTGGCGGAAGAGCGTGACTGTTACGTGATTCTGTTCTCTTCGGAGCAAATCACTTATGAGTTAACTCGTCAGGACGGATTGCGTGAGGCGAGTGATTTCTTAAGTTACTCATTCCACGGCGGTACCGATCTAGAGCCTGTGTTAATGAAGTCGATTGATCTCATGATGGGCGATAAGTACAAGAACGCAGATTTGGTTGTGCTTTCTGATTTTATTGCGCCTAAGCAGTCTGATGAGATGATTGCGCAGGTTGAGAAATTGAAACAACACAAGAACCGCTTCCACGCTGTGAGTCTTTCTAAATACGGCAACCCTCAATTAATGAGTATGTTTGACCACTGTTGGTCGTACCATCCAAGTCTCGTTGGGCGTTTAATGAAAAAATGGTGA